The following are encoded together in the Aciduricibacillus chroicocephali genome:
- a CDS encoding siderophore ABC transporter substrate-binding protein: MKKKLLIAVILTIFALVAAACGNSDSKDKDDKSSSGSKSEESKEVTIQHELGKTKVKQNPKKVVVFDFGALDTLDKLGVDVAGVPQKVVPPYLKKYEDKKYENVGSLKEPDFEKLANMDPDLILISARQADLYKQFEEIAPTVYVGTDTNDYLGSFKKNMKTIGEIFGKEDEVNQQLKDIDSKVADVKEKAEKSKKNGLVILANDSKISAYGPKSRYGFVHDVLGVKPADNKIEASTHGMNISFEYIKEKNPDILYVVDRSTAIGEGKPAKDFLENDLVKQTNAYKDGKIIYLDPYMWYLSGGGLESVNSQIDDIAKSLD; encoded by the coding sequence ATGAAGAAAAAGTTATTGATTGCAGTAATTCTAACAATCTTCGCTCTTGTTGCAGCAGCTTGTGGCAACAGCGATTCAAAAGATAAGGATGATAAATCATCATCAGGCTCCAAGTCAGAAGAGTCAAAGGAAGTTACAATCCAGCATGAGCTTGGAAAAACAAAAGTTAAACAAAATCCTAAAAAAGTTGTCGTATTTGATTTTGGTGCCCTAGATACATTGGATAAGCTTGGTGTAGACGTTGCAGGTGTACCGCAGAAGGTTGTTCCACCTTACCTTAAAAAGTACGAAGATAAAAAGTACGAAAATGTTGGTTCTTTGAAAGAGCCTGATTTTGAGAAGCTTGCGAATATGGATCCAGATCTCATCCTTATCTCTGCTCGCCAAGCTGACTTGTACAAACAGTTTGAAGAAATTGCGCCAACTGTCTATGTTGGAACAGATACAAATGATTATCTTGGTTCGTTCAAAAAGAACATGAAAACGATTGGTGAAATTTTCGGCAAAGAAGATGAAGTTAATCAGCAGCTTAAAGATATCGACAGCAAAGTTGCAGATGTAAAAGAAAAAGCAGAGAAGTCCAAGAAAAATGGTCTTGTTATCCTTGCAAATGACAGCAAAATTAGCGCCTATGGACCAAAGTCACGTTACGGCTTTGTTCATGACGTGCTTGGTGTAAAACCTGCAGATAATAAAATTGAAGCTTCTACACATGGTATGAACATTTCATTTGAGTACATCAAAGAGAAAAATCCGGACATCCTTTACGTTGTTGACCGCAGTACAGCAATAGGGGAAGGTAAACCGGCAAAAGACTTCCTTGAGAATGACCTAGTGAAGCAGACAAATGCTTATAAAGACGGCAAAATTATCTATCTCGATCCATATATGTGGTATCTCTCTGGTGGCGGCCTTGAATCAG